The DNA sequence GGCTGCCGCCCCCGTCCCCCCGCCTTTTCGGCGCTCCGCGCCTCGTCCTCAAACGCCGGACGGGCTGGATAGGTCGCCGGTGCGGACCGCATCCCGTCCGCGGCCCGCAGGGGGCCTCCGGCCCGCACCGGAGACTTTCAAGCCCGTCCGGCGTTTGAGGACGAGGCCGAAGGCCGATGAGGGCCGCACAGCCTCAACGGCAGTTGTCGGCCGCCTCGATCATGCGCTGGGCCTCGCCCAGGGCCGCGCGCAGGGCGTCGGGGTCCGTCACCGGGTCCGCCGCGCCCGGGGGCAGCAGCCAGCCGGTGCCCGCGACGGGGGGCGGGGGCGTCGGGTCCTGGGCGTCGGTGCCGGGTCCGGTGAAGGTCTGGGTGCAGGCGCTGCCCGGCAGGTCCCACGCGGCCGCCGTGCCGGGCGGCACCAGGAAGCCGAGGGTGTCGCAGCCGCCGTCGTGCAGGACGGGCCCCACGGTCTCCTCCCCCGCGCCCCGGCGCAGGATGTCGACGGCTTCGAGGCCCTGCCGCGCGGGCACGGTCACCAGGTCGCAGTGCTCGTGAGGGGGGTGGGCGACACCGGACGCGGCGTACGGGGTGTGGGGGTTGTACGGGACGTAGGCGGTGTGCGCGGTATGCGGGGCGGACGGGGCGTGGCGTACGTACGGCTCGTGGCTCCGGGGCCCGGAGTGGGCGGGGCCACGCGGATCGCCGCCGCCGGGCCCGGCGCTGCGGTCCTGGCTCGGCCAGTGCCGCGCCGTGGTCAGTGAGCCCCCAGATTCGCTGTTCTCCATGCCGACCTCCAACAAGGGAACCCCTCCTCGCCAGGGCGGAAGCCGCTTCGCTCCCTCTCCGCACTGGTTCAACGCGCGACCGCGTCAACGGCTACGGCGCCACGCCGCCGTAATGGATGGCAGATGATGGCAGATCACGGGTGAGATATCCGGTTTGTAGCCAAACTCCACGTCGTCGCCGGGTCACAGAGGGTACTTTCTTGCTCCGCCGGGACACGGCCGGACCACGGGGCAGCGCGGGGGCGGGACGCGCGGCGCGGGACTCCAGCGGTTCGTCGGCACGGTCCCACGAGAGGGCCTCGGTCCCCACGAGAGGATCCGGCATGGCGTCGTCTTCCAGGGCTTCGTCCACCCCGCCGCCGCGGCCGAACCTCGCCTTCAGGCGGCTGCGCGGGCAGCGCTCGCCGGGCGAGTTCGCGGCCCTGGTACGGCGCGCCGCGCGCGAGATCGGCGAGCGGGTCAGCTGCGACGCGCGGTACGTCGGCCGCGTCGAGGCGGGCGAGATCCGCTGTCCCAACTACGCGTACGAGCGGGTGTTCCTGCACATGTTCCCCGGCCGGACCCTGACGGACCTCGGCTTCGCCCCGCGCTCGGCGGTCCGCGGCCGGGGGGCGCGCACGGACGCCGAAGCGCCCACGGCGCACGCCCTGAGCGGCATCCCCGCCCAGGGCGGATTCGAGCACCACGAACAGAACCACTGCGACGAGGAGAGCGACGTGCGGCGTCGCGCATTCATGACCAGCGGCACAGCCACCGTGGCGGCCGCATCACTGACGGCGCTGCCCCTGAGCGGCACCGCCGAGGCCGCTGCGGGCACGGTCCCCCGCCCCCGCACGGCGGGCGAGGCCGAGGCCCTTGCGGTGGAGGAGGCGGTCCGCCGGATCCGGCTGCTCGACGACCGGCACGGCGCCGACGGCCTCTACCGGCGCGCCGCCACCCCGCTGCGCACCGCCTACGCCCTGCTCGACGCGGGCACCTCGCGGCAGGCCACGGCGGACCGGCTCTACGCCGGCGCGGGCGAACTGGCCATCTCCGTGGGCTGGCTGGCGCACGACTCGGGCCGCTTCGACGACGCGCGCTCGCACTACGCGGAGGCGCTCGCGACGGCCCGGATGGCCGGGGACCCCGCTCTTGAGGCGCACGCCTTCTGCAACTCGGCGTTCCTCGCGCGCGACGCCGGGCGCCCGCGCGAGGCGGTGCGGGCGGCGCAGGCCGCCGCGCGGGCCGCCCGGCACGTCGCGTCGCCCCGGCTCCTGTCGCTGATCGCGCTGCGCGAGGCGGGCGGCTGGGCGGGGCTCGGCGACCGCGCGGGCTGCGAGCGGGCCCTCTTCCAGGCGCACGCCCTGTTCGACCGGGGTCCGGGCGCGCAGGACCCGGAGTGGATGACGTTCTACGGGCCCGCCGAGCTGGCGGGCCTGGAGGCGCAGTGCTGGTCGGCGCTCGGCCACTGGGAGCGCGCCTCGCGGCACGCGCACCGGGCGGCGGACGTGGCGGCGGCGCAGACGCCCGAGTTCACCCGGAACATCGCCCTGTACACCGCCGAGCTGGCCGACGACCTGGCCCGCGCGGGCCGCCCGGACGAGGCCGCGGCGGCGGGTCTGCGGGTCCTCGCGCTGCTCGACGAGGTCCAGTCGTCCCGCATCCAGGGGATGCTCGCCACCACCGCGCGCGTGCTGCTCCCGCACCGGCGCGCCGCCGGGGTGACCGACTTCCTCGCGCACCACGCGTCCCGCGCGCGCGGGTGACGGTGCGCCCGCTCAGCCGCCGAGGTGCCCGGTCTCGTTCCAGGACTCGAGCGCGGGCTCCCCGTACGCCCAGCCCAGGACCGAGAGGGACGTCGGGTTGAGCCGGATGCGGGAGGCGAAGGAGATGTCGTAGCCGAGCCAGCGGGCGCCGATGGCGCGCAGGATGTGGCCGTGGGCGAAGACGAGCACGTCGCGGTCGGCGCCGCGGGCCCAGTCGATCACCTCGTCCGCGCGCGCGGAGACCTGCGCCAGCGTCTCGCCGTCCGGTACGCCGTCGCGCCAGATGAACCAGCCGGGCCTGATCGCCTGGATGTCGGCCGGGGTCAGACCGTCGTACGCGCCGTAGTCGAACTCCATCAGGGCGTCCCACTCCGCCGCCCGGTCGCCGAAGCCGGCCAGCTCGCACGTCTCCCGCGCGCGGGACAGCGGGCTGGTGCGCACCTCGACGCCGGGGAGGCCGTCGTAGGGCGCCCGGTGCAGCCGCTCGCCGAGCAGCTTGGCGCCGCGCCTGCCCTCGTCGAGGAGCGGGATGTCGGTCCTGCCGGTGTGCTTGCCGGACAGCGACCACTCCGTCTGTCCGTGCCGGGCCAGCAGGATGCGCGGTGCCATGAGGGGCCTTCCTAGGAGGAGCGGGGAGCAGTGGGGAGCGGCGAGGGCGAAGCGATTTGCCGGAAATCAGCTAGGACAAAAGCGGACAAGTGATCGTCCGCTCCCTCATGTGCCCTTCTGTTTCCCTCCATCATCACTCACGCGCGCGAAGAGCAACCCGCACGCCGATCTCTGCGTCTTTGACCACCAGGGGATGGCTCGTCCGCGTTCGCGTACGCCGTAAAGTGACCCAGCGGCCGTACGCCGCGACAACTGAGCGAGAACAGCGCGAAATGAGATGGGGGATCCACCGGATGCCGCAGACCGAGGCACAGGGCGCCGGCAACGGCGGCATAT is a window from the Streptomyces spectabilis genome containing:
- a CDS encoding histidine phosphatase family protein, giving the protein MAPRILLARHGQTEWSLSGKHTGRTDIPLLDEGRRGAKLLGERLHRAPYDGLPGVEVRTSPLSRARETCELAGFGDRAAEWDALMEFDYGAYDGLTPADIQAIRPGWFIWRDGVPDGETLAQVSARADEVIDWARGADRDVLVFAHGHILRAIGARWLGYDISFASRIRLNPTSLSVLGWAYGEPALESWNETGHLGG
- a CDS encoding tetratricopeptide repeat protein — its product is MASSSRASSTPPPRPNLAFRRLRGQRSPGEFAALVRRAAREIGERVSCDARYVGRVEAGEIRCPNYAYERVFLHMFPGRTLTDLGFAPRSAVRGRGARTDAEAPTAHALSGIPAQGGFEHHEQNHCDEESDVRRRAFMTSGTATVAAASLTALPLSGTAEAAAGTVPRPRTAGEAEALAVEEAVRRIRLLDDRHGADGLYRRAATPLRTAYALLDAGTSRQATADRLYAGAGELAISVGWLAHDSGRFDDARSHYAEALATARMAGDPALEAHAFCNSAFLARDAGRPREAVRAAQAAARAARHVASPRLLSLIALREAGGWAGLGDRAGCERALFQAHALFDRGPGAQDPEWMTFYGPAELAGLEAQCWSALGHWERASRHAHRAADVAAAQTPEFTRNIALYTAELADDLARAGRPDEAAAAGLRVLALLDEVQSSRIQGMLATTARVLLPHRRAAGVTDFLAHHASRARG